The sequence TTAAACCAACTTCAGCTTCAAAACAACCAAATTAAGATCGACTTCAATGGAAAGCGTCAAGCTTTTCACTCCAAAACGATCGAAAGGCGGCATATGATTGACAGTTACAGGCAAAAGTTAAGAAACCAGTACAGTACAGACAGCAAACAAGATCTACAAAATGATTCATGAATTACAGCAAGCACCCAAAATGCAAAGTAATCCTCCACTCAATGAAATCCAAAAATTCCATCCAACAAAACAGGGAAAAAATAGTAACTTGAATAAGGAAAGAGTAAGAAAAAGGGGAGGTCGTACTCGTACCAGTGAGGAAGAAAGCTAATCGATCGCTGACGCCGATTTGTTATGCTAAAAGGGGTTAATAATCAGAGTCGTTTTGGTTTGGTAAATGAGTGTTAAATAGTGAAAAAAGGAGTTAGCGGAAGATGTTGGTTTGTTCTCTCTCAATATCATCGAcgggaagacaaaagacagaaaagAACAGGAGAGTGTTTTGTTGGGTTTCGATTGGCTAATTGTTTTTCAGAAACGAAAGGTCATTACACAATGAATCAACCTCTTGCAATATGGCGATCGATGGTTGGTCCTATGGCGATCGATGGTTGGTCCGTATTTCTTGTACACTCACTCGCTAATACTAGTATCAGTGATCTGTGTTTCACAGTATTTCTTCTTTATCGTTTTACTTTCACTTTTTATTTTGCTTTTGTTTTTTCTTGATAATCTATTCTAGACAAGTTGAAAGATATAAAATAATTTACTAGTCATTTTTGGTTAAAAAACAAATATTTTCGTTCAGAATGATCAAGTTATTATTACTCCAATTTATCACTGTGAGTGGGATAAATATTATTACTCCAATTTATGAAAATGGCTGCTGATAAATGACTTTGAATGGAAGGTAGCGAGAGAGATAATGAATTaatttgaaacagaaaataaaaaatgatataaataaataaacagaaAATGGAATAATTAAGTGATGCAAAACTCATTTCTGTATGCAAATTTGGAAGCTGCATGAATAAATTAAAACATTAAGATGAAAGACTAGAACAGATGGCTACAATATACTGATCATAGTAGGAAAGTCCAGAGCTTTGCCAAGAATATGTATATACGGTACCTTTCAAAACAGAAGCATATACCTTATCCCATTGAAAAAACTAGTCTCCATGAACATGAGAACACCAAACCAATTGTTTAGAAGCCACAACTTCCCACAACAGTGATCATACTCTTTCATAACTCATAATTCTACTACAAGGTATGAATGGGTGCAACAAATTGAGATGGAAGACTCTTTATACATTACTAGTTTTCTCGTTAACCCAGCAGCTCCGTTCACACTCATGCCTGATAACCGGATCTCACGAAATACATCTCATGGTCCAAATCGAAAGCCAATGAGTTTAGTAAAGTTTATGCAATCTTGGATCGCATCTTCTACGCCCGACTCTACATGCAAAACAAGCCGAGGAAGGCAGCATGTTTGATCGACAgtttgtttctcgaaaatataactAGGAGCAGAGAGGAAGGTATGACTTAAATGGATGGAGCCAATATTTTGGAATATAAATTGGTTTACCATTTCATTTTTCATGTGATTATAGACCAAAGCTGTTACATAAAGACATACACAAAACACATTTGCTCAAATTTGAAAAACAGCTATATATACATCTGAAATCAACTTAAACTGGATTCAACCATTCTTAGTTCGAAAACAATAAAATTTCACTGAAAGCAATATATTACATCTGAATTGAGACATCAGCAAACATAATCAACGTCCATCCCCTAGCTGtatggtatggctgagcatcaacaGAGAAAGAAACACTGATTGATGTATACAAAATGAAATTACAGTCCTCAGCTACAGGAAAATGGAGTTGATCATAATCCAAACAACCAAAGTAACACGATAATCAAGATAGATAGATATATACACATGAAAAAGCATTTAGATACAATTCATGAGTTCCATTCCATACAAAGGTAAGATTTTTATTACCAATAAAGAAGACGAGAGAGATCATTTATTAAACTCAATAATCAGATGCATAATCTCTGTAATTCTCTCTATGATTGAGGTTACTACTCTCAACCTTACTTTCAATTCTGTCTTCCTCATCGTCCAATGCAAGTCCACCCATAGCTCCAGCAGCAGCACCCACAGCTAATCCTAACCCCATCCTTCCGATCCTTGGCTGCGGCGGCTGCCTCTGATTATCATACGGAGAGTAATCAACAGGCGCTGAAGGCCCACCTCCATACCCACCAGAAGTCCGATTATCATGCAATGGCCGTGGTGGTGGCGGAGGAGGAGCTGAGGAATTGTAGTAACCCGAGCTATGGTAGAATGGATCATGAAACGCAGGGTAAGGCGATGACGGTAGCGGAGGTGACATCGTCGGAGGGGGTGGCCTGTAGAAGTCACGCGGCGGAGGTGGTGCGTAATAATAGCTCGACGGATGTGGGGGAGGAGGAGGAGTGGCAAAATGGTAACTTTCGCGGATTGCGATCTTGACACGGATCTTCCCCTGAGGACGGCCTGACGGACGTGTCAACTCGTAAGTCCGGATGCGGTTAGCGTCGTCTGGGTCGGATCCCAGGTCGATGAGAGGAACGCGGAGCGTTCCCACCAGAGGCTTGGGCGTCTCTGAGGGTTTGGAGTGAAAAACTTCGAGAGTCAAAACGGCGTCTTGGAGGGAGAACGGGATGGGAATCGTGAAGCGCTCGTTCCATACGGGGCGGGTCGAACCGGAATCGTCCGATTTAGTGGCCAATCGGCGGTCGGCGTCGACCCAAAAGACGACGTAGGGTTTGAGATCGCCGCCGCTTCGCCAGTTGACGTTCTTGAGGTGTTTTGCCGAGACGATGGTGAGATCGAGGTCAAGATGCTTGAGAGGCGGCGGTGGTGGGCGAGAGAAGCCGGAGGAAGACATTTCAGCCATTAATTATGAATGATCGACAGCTTAGCAACTTTGAAAGGGTTTATCAGATCGTCGACTGATTTGGGTTTGATAAAACATTAAGACCCCTCATGTATGTCATATTATAGAATCCGCCCCTATACCTTTCATGACCAATTAAATCCCCCCTAAAACAATTTATATCGTTATTACCGTCCCTTTCTAGCTTCTTGTTGCCTGGTTCACTACAACTACTGCGAGTCTTACTTTGTTGTCCCTTGCTACTCTATTTCCTATCAAATTCACTTCTCGTTCTTGGCCTTCCAGACAAGCTTTTTATGTTTTGAGTTCCCTTTCCGCTTAGAAGTGCAGTGATAaaacattacccaaaatgtttttatgtaccCAAAATGGTTTGCAACCAATGCTCAGCCAACGAGGAACCTACAAGAGACTGTCTTTATGTGCAATGCATCATAGGTAGTTACTTGCATACATCGAATATGGTCCCCATTCACACGAACGCATGTATGGAGCCAAAATAGTAATAAATTAGGTAACATTCATTTCATGTTTCGTAGAGCATAGCTAACAAGAAGACAGCTATAGTACCATGAACATCTGAAATCAACTTATGATAAATTGGATACAACCTTTCATGGTTCAACAATAATGGAAATTTTACTGAAAGCAATATATTACATCTGAGTTGAGACACCAAAGCCTCCCAACTCGGAGCAAAATGAAAAACAGAATACTTAATTTCAGTCCAAGTAATCTCTTAATTAGCTGTATGGCTGAAGCATAAACAGTGAAAGAAACGCTAATCGGTAATGGATGGTACTGCTTACCATACACAatgaaaaataattataaatctatTGATTTGTGTGACTGATTATTGTTGCATTCATCCATGAGTGTTGACAGCTTCCCACACTAGATTCTTTGGAACTGGGCTAGAAACGTCTCGAGCTTGCAACGCTGCGTGTTTCAAAGTCTGGCATGTCATCACATTAGCCATCCAGAAAGTTGCACAGTCATAAGGTAAATCATGCTTCTTACAAAGTTCCCTCACAAATGGAGAAACTGTCCTGAGCTGGCATCTAGGAAGTCGGGGGAACAAATGGTGTTCGATTTGAAACTGCAAACCTCCATGAAACCAATCCATCCAAGGAGGGCACAGAATATCAAGAGTCCCCTTAGTTTGCATCTCGAACCAATCACTAGCCTTAGGAGGCCCCACAAACACACTCGAAGAGAAATGATTCAAACAGAACTGCACGTGTTGGATAAGTGTACCGAGAAAGCTAGTGAAAACAAACACCAGCCTTCCTTCCCAAGTTGGTAAGCAAGAAACAAGTAAAGGATACCAGATCCAAAACACACATACACCAAGTATCTCTAGAATTCTGTATTGTACGTTCTTCTTagcaaatagatatataaatgattgTGCGAAAAGGTTTAGCCTTGCGAAACACATTATGGGATAGAATGTCCAATGTTGGTAGCTAACCATGAATCTAGCAGCTGAATCGAAATTCATCTTTCTATCATAAAAGTAAGATGTGAGTGAGCTGAAGAATTTGGAAGACACCGCGAATAAAGGCATATGCTGAAGATCTGGATCGAAATCCAGACTGTTACAGGCGATGTGATGAGCATTGTGGTTCCATTTCCACCAACCAATACTGATTCCTGCAAGGCAATTACCAGACAGAATTTGCAAAACCCTATTAAACATAGGGCTGGCCATTACTTGATAATGGCCAGAGTCATGTCCGAGCCATCCACTTTGTGTCCACATAGAACCCATCAAAAACCCACATAGGAGGTTAACCAGAATGTTATCAGAACCCAGTAAAACGCCATAAACACTGGTAAGGAACAAAATTACCATGGCAAAGAGGGTGACTAACACAATATGACCTTTTTTATCAAACAATCCCATCTTGTTGAACTCTGCAACCAATTTCCTGTAATCTTTGGAAACCTCAGAGACAGAATAGTCTTTAAGATAATAGCCATTGAAGAGTTTTCCGAGCTGGGTCCAAGCTGTACCTGGATGATACGCAACAAATGCATCAGTCACGTCTGCCCAGCTACACTGAGCAATGGATGTTCGCCACCAGGATGGTCTTTGATCCAATCTGTGACGTCATAGATCTTTCCGTGGATCGAGATCCATAAATCTCCCTTTCTGTTGTGAGTCCGAAGCTCTTCTTTTGTAATGTAATTCTTAGCTCCCGCCATTGGAGAGCAAGCAGGAAGCTTTGAAAGTGGTAATTGTGAATTAACTTGTTGTTTCCTTTCTCACTTTTTCCTTTATTATGGGGTTTTGAGAGAAAGGAAGAGACTTTTGTGTGACAGAAGCATGAAAGTGAAATCAGTGGACTGGAATTTCACTACTCTGATTTCCTAATAAACAATCTTGTCCAATCCTGTGGATTTTAGCGCCACCCGTGAGTCATATAATTTCTACTTAAAATAATACTACTTGTACAGATGAGAAGTATGAAATCTCCTACATGGAACCACATACGCCACTAATAAACTTACACGTACTCCTTAAAACTGATTACAGTCTGACGTGGCTGAAAAATCTAAAACAGAAGCATTTGACTGCTTTTATAGTCAGTCTTCTTCTTCATTTTTGTATGAACTTCTAGAGGAGTTTCGCTAACTGAGCAAGGACACAAAGAGGTTGCTGATGTATTTCTAGAGTTGAAGAAATATTGTGTTGAAAAACCTGTTCAATGTCCTCTTGTATTTCAAGAGTGGGATGTGGTTTACTGCTCAAACCCAACATCACCAAGGAAATGATTCAGGTCGTGGAAGCTCTTGATACCGTAAAGAACAAGGTTTCCTTTTCTCTTTTCGGTTTCCTTGATGGTGAAGTCAGACTTAAAGGTAATCCTACTTATCATCTATAGTGTTCTGTAATCATTGCCCTCTGCATTATGTGAAGAAAATGAACATTTTTGTGTACATTGTAGTCAGTCTGAAACATAATATTGGGATATAATATGGAGTATTTTTAAGCTTTAGTTTTTCATTTTCATCCCAATGCTCTTTCTCCATCGTTGGGACTTCAATATGTTGTTTAACT is a genomic window of Rutidosis leptorrhynchoides isolate AG116_Rl617_1_P2 unplaced genomic scaffold, CSIRO_AGI_Rlap_v1 contig65, whole genome shotgun sequence containing:
- the LOC139884971 gene encoding uncharacterized protein, with product MAEMSSSGFSRPPPPPLKHLDLDLTIVSAKHLKNVNWRSGGDLKPYVVFWVDADRRLATKSDDSGSTRPVWNERFTIPIPFSLQDAVLTLEVFHSKPSETPKPLVGTLRVPLIDLGSDPDDANRIRTYELTRPSGRPQGKIRVKIAIRESYHFATPPPPPHPSSYYYAPPPPRDFYRPPPPTMSPPLPSSPYPAFHDPFYHSSGYYNSSAPPPPPPRPLHDNRTSGGYGGGPSAPVDYSPYDNQRQPPQPRIGRMGLGLAVGAAAGAMGGLALDDEEDRIESKVESSNLNHRENYRDYASDY